Proteins encoded in a region of the Esox lucius isolate fEsoLuc1 chromosome 9, fEsoLuc1.pri, whole genome shotgun sequence genome:
- the mcoln1a gene encoding mucolipin-1a, whose protein sequence is MATTLSGKNGTHGNSTEKDRLFSSVSHGYGSNDSSGEHSDHEHRHGDPRVPATASGAWVGPEHEEEALRRKLKYFFMSPCDKFHAKGRKPVKLGLQLLKIIIVTVQLVLFGLSNQMVVTFKEENTMSFKYLFLKDYDEGSDNTLAVYTQSDVYEHMFYAVDQYLVLPETTVGRYAYVYGAGFNGSALSLCQHYYKKGRIDPANDTFNIDPHVITDCVGVNPMSIPPVPMTLTHDYKNFTLKFYKLINVTIQFQLKAINIQTIINNEIPDCYTFLITIVLDNKAHSGKVRISLDNQASIKECKDPSVSGQAENYTRLTFDVAVAMVCMLSLVLCGRSILRGLILQHEFVEFFKTNMGRKVSWAERMEFINGWYILLIISDVFTITGSVIKICIESKNSSAYDVCGILLGTSTLLVWVGVIRYLTFFQKYNILIVTLRAAFPNVIRFSCCVAVIYLGYCFCGWIVLGPYHVKFRSLSMVSECLFSLINGDDMFVTFSEMQESSTLVWVFSQVYLYSFISLFIYMVLSLFIALITGAYETIKHQTQEPYHITDLHAFIAECTDTPCSGKFRGLETSPCSFFCCCDRTTTYDDVLLVN, encoded by the exons AGAAGGACAGGTTGTTCTCTTCTGTGTCTCACGGCTACGGCTCCAATGACAGCAGCGGAGAGCACAGTGACCACGAGCACCGTCATGGTGACCCCCGGGTGCCCGCCACAGCGTCCGGGGCCTGGGTGGGGCCGGAGCATGAAGAAGAGGCCTTGCGCAGGAAGCTGAAGTACTTCTTCATGAGCCCCTGTGACAAGTTCCATGCCAAAGGCCGTAAGCCCGTCAAACTTGGCCTGCAGCTCCTCAAGATAATCATTGTCACTGTGCAG CTGGTGTTATTTGGCCTCAGCAACCAGATGGTGGTGACGTTCAAGGAGGAGAACACCATGTCCTTTAAGTACCTCTTCCTCAAGGATTACGACGAAGGCTCCGACAACACCCTAGCCGTGTACACGCAGAGCGACGTCTACGAACACATGTTCTACGCCGTAGACCAG TATTTGGTGTTACCGGAGACGACGGTGGGGCGCTATGCCTACGTGTATGGGGCTGGGTTCAACGGGAgcgccctctctctctgccagcaTTATTACAAGAAAGGCAGAATCGACCCGGCCAACGACACATTCAACATTGACCCGCATGTCATCACAG ACTGCGTGGGCGTTAATCCGATGTCCATCCCCCCAGTGCCGATGACGTTAACCCATGACTACAAGAACTTCACCCTCAAGTTTTACAA GCTCATTAACGTGACCATACAGTTCCAACTAAAAGCCATCAACATTCAGACCATCATCAACAACGAGATTCCCGACTGTTACACCTTTCTCATAACG ATCGTTCTGGACAATAAGGCTCACAGTGGTAAAGTGAGGATCAGCCTGGACAACCAGGCCTCCATCAAGGAGTGTAAAGACCCCAGCGTGTCTGGCCAAG CGGAGAACTACACGCGGCTAACGTTTGACGTGGCAGTGGCCATGGTGTGCATGCTGTCCCTGGTGCTGTGTGGCCGCTCCATCCTGCGAGGCCTGATACTGCAACAT GAGTTTGTTGAGTTCTTTAAGACCAATATGGGTCGTAAGGTAAGCTGGGCTGAAAGGATGGAGTTCATCAACGGCTGGTACATCCTCCTCATCATCAGTGACGTCTTCACCATCACCGGCAGCGTGATCAAGATCTGCATCGAGTCCAAG AACTCGTCGGCATATGATGTGTGTGGCATCCTGCTGGGAACGTCAACTTTGCTGGTGTGGGTCGGAGTCATTCGTTACCTCACCTTCTTCCAGAAGTATAAT ATCCTGATCGTAACTCTGCGAGCTGCATTCCCCAACGTGATCCGGTTTTCCTGCTGTGTTGCTGTCATCTACCTGGGTTACTGCTTCTGTGGCTGGATCGTGCTGGGGCCCTACCACGTCAAG TTCCGCTCCCTCTCCATGGTGTCAGAGTGCCTGTTCTCTCTGATCAACGGTGACGACATGTTTGTGACCTTCTCCGAGATGCAAGAGAGTAGCACGCTGGTTTGGGTCTTCAGCCAGGTGTACCTCTACTCCTTCATCTCCCTCTTCATCTACATGGTGCTCTCGCTCTTCATCGCCCTCATCACCGGTGCCTACGAGACCATCAAG CACCAAACCCAGGAGCCCTACCACATCACAGACCTGCATGCATTCATTGCGGAGTGCACGGACACACCATGCTCCGGAAAGTTCCGCGGACTGGAGACCTCGCCCTGCTCCTTCTTCTGCTGCTGTGATAG AACGACGACGTACGACGATGTCCTTCTGGTGAACTGA